The Schistocerca nitens isolate TAMUIC-IGC-003100 chromosome 8, iqSchNite1.1, whole genome shotgun sequence genome includes the window TGATATAGAGACAAAATTCCATCGAGGGGAATATGCTttggatttaaaactgttgtatcaaTATTTGTTTCGGTTTGTGTCCTTCTCCCTTCTCCGCTCagttttttttaaccaaaatttaGAACAAAGTTAAATTATAAGCTAATTCAGTGTAGGAGAAAATATAATTTTATGAAATTGTTTCTGAAAACAATCTAAACTCTGTTTTATCTTGCCATCTATTTTTTATTAAACTGTTTTTGTGTTAATTTTGAATACATGTTATGCCAGATTAACTGAAAATGCAGCTGTTTAAAACTCCATATTGACTGTGTGCAATTGCCTGATGTGGCTCTTTTGCATCTGTAAAGACCACAATGGTTTTACACCTATGAAGTAGTTCTTAGTACTACCATACATAGACTTGCATACCAAGTCAAGAGATCACAGCACAGGCCAGTGTGTCTCAAAACTCTTTACGAGATCATAGAGAATTTTGCTAGTTTgctcaatattttaaaaaataatgcaaccagccacatttttaagtatttttattgatGCCAATACGATGTgatgcttttcgcggatgatgctgttgtatacagaggtgtcacaacactagaaaattgtaatgaagtgtaggaagacctgcagaggattgacacTTGGCACAGGGAATGGCAGTTAGGCCatcaatgtaaacaaatgtaacatattgcaaatATGTAGAAAGCCCCTTTAGTATATGATTACACaactgcagaacagtcactggaagcacctacagtggaaactcgattaaccgtcatcttCGGGACCGTGGTCGTGACGGTTGAGCAAATAGACGGATtaacagaaacactgtattccTCCAAAACATAAACTCAATCGATTATTTTATGTATAGACGCATATCActctcacagtaatataataatatttcggagcgaaaacaaattaaacacaattgtaatagcaaataaaactatttattacatgataaaaacatccgtacagtagctacaaaagttgcaaaatacgtaatgtacagtactgtactgtactataaactTACAGGTGAAATAGTTTATCTAGCTTGGAAATAATCTGTCAATTTCTTCTGCTTTTTTGATGTTCGAGCTTTCGCCGcggcaatatttcgtatttttcggaGCAGTAGTGCCTGCATTGCATTAGCCTCTTCTTGACTTTCAAACCATTCTATACACTTGGACAGTATTGTTTCTGTGACAACTTTTTTTCAGCCAAATGTGCTCTAACTTGAGGtacaaattgtttgtgaaaccagtcagaaaaaattgACTGATCCATCCAAGCACTCTTCTGGGCGTAGTATTGTACAGGGAGAGCattcaaattcaaattcttgaatgcacgaggttttcttgatttcccaaTCACAGGTAGGGGTAGCCTATGACTGCCGGTCGCATTTGCGCAAACCATAGCAGTGATGCGATctttttgtactttgaaacctgGAGCAGCTTTTACAGAGAGTGATGCAAATGTCTTTTGTGGTAAAGCCTTCCAATGAAGCCCAGTTTCATCACAATTGTAAACTTGCTTCCTAACAAGATTCAATTcaaccattttttctttaaattgttcccgGAACTCAGCAATTAAAGAGCTATCTGCGCTGAGTTTTTCTCCACTGATATCAAGTTGGCGAATGCCACGACAAAATTTAAACTTGTCGAGCCATCCGATACTTGCTTTAAAAGACGAGTCACCAtcaagtttgttgttcatttcaacagccttggccattattataggccctgaaagtggaatcccctgacttcttgcttgtataaaccattggtacattgcagtgtccaattcatcatattttgcaggtttcattgtctttcttgttcgcACATCTCCATCCATGCTCTGCATTTTGATACGtgttgttctattttatcagcatcacgttttatatTGTTAACTGTTGTTCTTCCAATACAATATCATAAATCAGCACTACACTTGTCGCAGTTTTGCCcttccttaagcattttatatAATTTCATGTTTCTGAttaagtcctaaaacaacacgtttacgtttttcagacattttatcaagtcactgtatcacacacacctgtactaaatacggtagtgtaaaatattagttaataaagcttattcaagtggaaaacacgtaacacagtacagcccgctagatacactgcgacaattacagtcttctcgccacaactggaaaccgatccagtggtgattgttgactcacaagtcacaagtgagacaaagacaagaaaaggggaaaatgtgttagcacgtcaactgaaggtcatattttatgtaccattctacggcgggcgggtacattcacttcccactaaaatagagtaaataaacaaagcgaTTGCGTCACTGCACCTTAGAAcattctgttattacagtattattatgctgttgcagcagtgacggttaacagaaactgacaagtgacggttaatcgagtttttacTGTACTTCTATAATGTACACATATAGGCTTAAGGCAGCATGCCAGCAGTGTTTCCACTTTACAAGCAATTCCACATTTCACTGTAATGTCATAGAATTCACCCTTCCATGGTCACTTGCAACAACACAATGTGGATTCTTGAAAAAACATTTCATTCAATGGTCACCAATCTCCATTTGTCTTCTCTTCATTTGTAGAGTATCCAGACGAGACGGGACATCAGCATACTGCCGTGCAGCTGAGTGCCTTGTGAAGTCTTCCTTTACCTTCCTggctactgtggccacagtaacgTACAAGCTGCACCAGGCTGACTTGTTCTCAGTGCTGCCCTGGGATCAAGCATCGTTAGTGCCTCATGGCCATTACCCACTATGTCATCCCACAATGTGTGCTTTGGAGTGCCCATACTTCTGTTTGCACATCTCTCATTAATCTGTCTTTGGTTTTTTACAGGTATGTAGCATACAGACCATGACCAATCTGGTAATGCATCAGTCAATCTGGAAGGTGAAGAAATCTCACTTTcagtctcactcactcactctctccccctccccctctccatccatccattcatcccctcccccctttccagtGCCTGAAGAGTCACATTCGTTTTGCcagttttaatgaaaaaaaatatctatatataaaaatatttattatgtaaaatgaatggatgaaaatggggaagaaatggcttcaaatatttttgttatttactctttcagtacgaactgtgttgtagaactcttttttttttttacgtgtggtaataaaaattcattcagACAgaattaggccggtattacactatcaaatttctttgtcaaagacttgatccaatattccgtccaatatatttgacaaagatctttgacgtagcgctagacggggtattacactgtcatcaaagttttcgtcaaagttcaagatggctgacaaaaacaaattgttattaaccgcagcagctgCTGCTTGTGCCACAATTGCTGTGTGTGCACATGCGATACAGAAGCGGGGGAAataaaggaaacgtacctgggtgaagccgtgggtttcacgACGAGACgaaaaaagcattcagcaaaacttgttacgtgagctaatagtggaagacgtcaagtcataCATCAATTTCTTGCGAATGGATGAGCATACTTTTCAGTATGTTCTcagtgaagtgattcctcatatctcaaaacacaatactcacctaagaactgctatatctgcagaagacaggctcactgtaacactatgattccttgctacaggagaaagttactctagcttacagtacagcactcgaattccacaatgcacattaagtaaaataatacctgaaacgtgtgaagcaatttataaagcactaaaggaccaTTGTCTGAAGGTAAATAACTGTTCGATACACTTTATGTTCATGAAGataaattgttattattttatttatttaattttatttacatggcAAATGAGATGTGTGATACCACAAAATTAATAGAGGTGTATGAAGCAGATGAgacactttacaatgtgaggcaccctgattacaaaaatagattaagaagattggagagatacaaaaattatacacacatatatatttatgGAATGGAATCCTCATCCTCTATTCCAGCCTGCTGCAAGGCAGCCTGGATATATCCAGAGGTGGACGGTTGTGCACGGGCTGTAGCATGCAGCAAATCCCACCTGTCCATTAATGTCCGCTGCAGACTGTGCATTGTGGCAGTGGTGTATTCCCTGCCGCCCACCCTTTCCATTTCACGCAGTTCTGCTTCGATGTGGGCGCCAAGGGTACTGTAGCGGTCTTCATGGACAGGCATGGTTCTGGCAGCATCAGCCATAGCCTGAAGTGTCCTGCTGACCTCCTCCATGACGTTAGTTGCCACGTCTGGCGTGACTTTCCTCCTTTTAGTGGGAGGCCGCTCTTGACGCAGGGGCTGTGGCTGTGCCTCGCTACATGCGACAGGCTCTTGCATCTCAtgctataaaataaaagataaaagccATTAGTTACGTACTTCCTTGCACATACATAAATCTTATTTATTTACAGGTACCCACAAGCAGAGGAGAGTGGGAGCAAATTGCAGAGGATTTCGAGAAGAAGTGGAACTGTTATAACACTATAGGAGCAATGGACGGAAAGCACATTCGTATTAAATGTCCACAAGCTAGTGGATCTCACTTTTTCAATTTAAATCCTTCAACAGTATCATTTCATTTGCCATGGTAGATGCTTCCTACAAatttttgtatgtagatgtaggaactaatgggcgtgttggtgatgctggagtgttttcaaaaagcaAACTACGCGAGTGTCTCATTGAGCGATCTATGCTCAACATTCCAGAAGGCAGGAAGTTTGGGAACACAAACATTACAACTCCAATGGTAGTACTGGCAGATGACGCTTTTCCTCTGAGTTATAACATTATGAAGCCATACCCCTTAAAAGGAAtcacaaaagaagaaaaggttttCAACTACCGACTGTCACGAGGGAGAAGATTAGTGGAGAGCAGCTTTGGCATTCTTGCAAGTCGTTTCAGGATTTTTCTTACTACCATTAATGTGCCTCCTGAAAAAGTTACCACAATAACACTGGCTGCCTGCACATTGCACAACTTGTTAACTGAGAGAAGAAAACACTTGTACACACGTCAGGAAACAGTGTCTGCCGTAGTAGGAGACTGAACTTATCTTGAGACACAAAGCACTGAGGACCTACAGCAAATGGAACCAATAGCTTGCCAAGCTGCTTCTGGACGTACAGTACACTGGAGAGCAGTTAGGGAATACTTTAACACATTTTACAATGGCGCTGGGAAAGTGCCGTGGCAAGATAATCATATTTAGTAacgtaaaatgtaaacaaatgtacataCCGCAAACATTTCCTCAAACGTCGGTGTGGCACGTTCACTTCCAGTTTCACTTTCCATGCTCTCCATATTGCACACACTCTCGTCGGCCTCTGTTGACTGGTCGAGAAATTTCAGCATTTGAAACCAGTACACTTGTGGTGTATACGCCGCCTGCGCACTGGCTCCACTTTTGCTTTTATGCATCTGcaatattaataatgaaaataatttaaactacTTGTAGGTTACGTAAACATTATTGTATGCTTCAAGTCgcctgtgtgtgcgagtgtatacctgtccttttttccccctaaggtaagtctttccgctcccgggattggaaagacaaagatgatgtgacttaccaaatgaaagtgctggcaggtcgacagacacacaaacatacacacaaaattcaagctttcgcaacaaactgttgcctcatcaggaaagagggaaggagagggaaagacgaaaggatgtgggttttaagggagagggtaaggagtcattccaatcctgggagcggaaagacttaccttagggggaaaaaaggacaggtatacactcgcacacacagtttgaaatatgtctgcttgtgtctgtatatgtgtggatggatatgtgtgtgtgtgtgcgagtgtatacccgtccttttttccccctaaggtaagtctttccgctcccgggattggaatgactccttaccctctcccttaaaatccgcatcctttcgtctttccctctccttcccctctttcctgatgaggcaacagtttgttgcgaaagcttgaattttgtgtgtatgtttgtgtttgtttgtgtgtctgtcgacctgccagcactttcatttggtaagtcacatcatctttgtttttagatatatttttcctacgtggaatgtttccctctatatatatatatatatatactcctggaaattgaaataagaacaccgtgaattcattgtcccaggaaggggaaactttattgacacattcctggggtcagatacatcacatgatcacactgacagaaccacaggcacatagacacaggcaacagagcatgcacaatgtcggcactagtacagtgtatatccacctttcgcagcaatgcaggctgctattctcccatggagacgatcgtagagatgctggatgtagtcctgtggaacggcttgccatgccatttccacctggcgcctcagttggaccagcgttcgtgccggacgtgctgaccgcgtgagacgacgcttcatccagtcccaaacatgctcaatgggggacagatccggagatcttgctggccagggtagttgacttacaccttctagagcacgttgggtggcacgggatacatgcggacgtgcattgtcctgttggaacagcaagttcccttgccggtctaggaatggtagaacgatgggttcgatgacggtttggatgtaccgtgcactattcagtgtcccctcgacgatcaccagtggtgtacggccagtgtaggagatcgctccctacaccatgatgccgggtgttggccctgtgtgcctcggtcgtatgcagtcctgattgtggcgctcacctgcacggcgccaaacacgcatacgaccatcattggcaccaaggcagaagcgactctcatcgctgaagacgacacgtctccattcgtccctccattcacgcctgtcgcgacaccactggaggtgggctgcacgatgttggggcgtgagcggaagacggcctaacggtgtgcaggaccgtagcccagcttcatggagatggttgcgaatggtcctcgccgataccccaggagcaacagtgtccctaatttgctgggaagtggcggtgcggtcccctacggcactgcgtaggatcctacggtcttggcgtgcatccgtgcgtcgctgcggtccggtcccaggtcgacgggcacgtgcaccttccgccgaccactggcgacaacatcgatgtactgtggagacctcacgccccacgtgttgagcaattcggcggtacgtccacccggcctcccgcatgcccactatacgccctcgctcaaagtccgtcaactgcacatacggtacacgtccacgctgtcgcggcatgctaccagtgttaaagactgcgatggagctccgtatgccacggcaaactggctgacactgacggtggcggtgcacaaatgctgcgcagctagcgccattcgacggccaacaccgcggttcctggtgtgtccgctgtgccgtgcgtgtgatcattgcttgtacagccctctcgcagtgtccggagcaagtatggtgggtctgacacaccggtgtcaatgtgttcttttttccatttccaggagtgtatatatatatatatatatatatatatatatatatatatatatatatatatatatatatatatatatatatatataaaacaaagatgatgtgacttaccaaatgaaagcgctggcacgtcgatagacacacaaacaaacacaaacatacacacagaattcaagctttcacaacaaactgttgcctcatcaggaaagagggaaggagagggaaagacgaaaggatgtgggttttaagggagagggtcattccaatcccgggagcgggaagacttaccttagggggaaaaaaggacgggtatacactcgcacacacacacatatccatccacacatatacagacacaagcagacatatttaaagacaaagagtttgggcagagatgtcagtcgaggcagaagtgcagaggcaaagatgttgttgaatgacaggtgaggtatgggtggcggcaacttgaaattagcagagattgaggcctggtggataacgggaagagaggatatattgaagagcaagttcccatctccaagagttcggataggttggtgttagtgggaagtatccagataacccggacagtgtaacactgcgccaagatgtgctggccgtgcaccaaggcatgtttagccacagggtgatcctcattaccaacaaacactgtctgcctgtgtccattcatgcgaatggacagtttgttgctggtcattcccacatagaatgcatcacagtgtaggcaggtcagttggtagatcacgtgggtgctttcacacgtggctctgcctttgatcgtgtacaccttccgggttaaaggactggagtaggtggtggtgggagggtgcatgggacaggttttacaccgggggcggttacaagggtaggagccagagagtagggatggtggtttggggatttcatagggatgaactaagaggttacgaaggttaggtggacggcggaaagacactcttggtggagtggggaggatttcatgaaggatggatctcatttcagggcaggatttgaggaagtcgtatccctgctggagagccacattcagaatctgatccagtcccggaaagtatcctgtcacaagtggggcacttttgtggttcttctgtgggaggttctgggtttgagaggatgaggaagtggctctggttatttgcttctgtaccaggtcgggagggtagttgcgggatgcgaaagctgttgtcaggttgttggtgtaatgcttcagggattccggactggagcagattcgtttgccacgaagacctaggctgtagggaagggaccgtttgatgtggaatgggtaccagctgtcgtaatggaggtactgttgcttgttggtgggtttgatgtggacggacgtgtgaagctggccattggacaggtggaggtcaacatcaaggaaagtggcatgggatttggagtaggaccaggtcaatctgatggaaccaaaggagttgaggttggagaggaaattctggagttcttcttcactgtgagtccagatcatgaagatgtcatcaataaatctgtaccaaactttgggttggcaggcttgggtaaccaagaaggcttcctctaagcgacccatgaataggttggcgtatgagggggccatcctggtacccatgactgtaccctttaattgttggtatgtctggccagatttgttaccagtaggtttgatcagcacgcaagtgttacgggTATGCTTTGAGAGCTCAAgggaaatccctggaggaaagaagacattcattttgaagaacactaaaccggcacttgaagctgactgcagaacaatcctactgctgccaacatacatttttcataggaACCACAAAGATAAAAATatgagaaatttgggctcatatgcaggcatgtagacagttgtttttctctgtctggaagtggaacaagaaaggaaatgactagttgtggtacagggtacctctgCCATGCCGCatactgtggcttgtggagtacatatgtagatgaagatatagatGATCCTGGTAACTAGGTCATATAGGTCCACAGGCagcgactccatggggcctgatgGGTGAGGGGGtccgagccccctcaaaaatttGATTGTTGGGGCGGAGCCCCcccaataattaaagaaaattattagttatattatgctctgTAAAATCACAACATTAAGTTGGAAGTTCTTGTTTGATTATAGTtatcttttaaaatacattcagtaatgagttaaaacaaataattattatggtagtaagaaggttaactgaaaatgagtggtgtgaatcatgttgTGTTAcagtgctgcgggcacacttacaATTTGTCCCAGTGTGTGAATCTTCAagtaaagtctggcgccggcgggccagtGTTGCGGCcatggcgacatcaaaaggactggagcagaagtgcctggaaccctccgcctcactTTGCCTTGACACTTCGAGACATTACGATGCCGCAGCTATaaaaagcccaccctgctgtcacaCTCATttagtgtggatagtttcgttcagtgaatGCTACAGATGTGTTTAGTGTTCCAATATTCGTTctggtggactattttatatgactatattttatttatttactttattctcTTAGTGTAtcgtgaattaagtttgcaatagaTAAATTTGTTTCCAAAAAGGcatgcttggaagttgatgatactgcaagtcaacctccaacaattattgtatcgtcaattgcttcattgtcttcaggcgagaaccgttcacagccaaaacctggacaatctggtaagggaagatcatttcagaagtcttggttaatcaaatatacatggctagaatatgaagaatctactgaaatttttttttgccAAAACTGCAAATAGGCAGATGCTAcatatctattacaattttcttcaaacaaagaaaattcatttactactgtagggttttctaactggaaaaaggctttggaaaaattctgtcttcatgaaaatacatttatgcataaagaaactgaaactaaattctatcactaaccaaagtgaggcctcccaattgaatgaacagttagatagtgatatgaagaaaggccgtttagctcttgagacaatttttactaccat containing:
- the LOC126199145 gene encoding uncharacterized protein LOC126199145; this translates as MYLRTTLTEVETQMHKSKSGASAQAAYTPQVYWFQMLKFLDQSTEADESVCNMESMESETGSERATPTFEEMFAHEMQEPVACSEAQPQPLRQERPPTKRRKVTPDVATNVMEEVSRTLQAMADAARTMPVHEDRYSTLGAHIEAELREMERVGGREYTTATMHSLQRTLMDRWDLLHATARAQPSTSGYIQAALQQAGIEDEDSIP